CATGAAGACTTGCGGCCGATTGCTACGAAATTCTTAAAAGAGTATCAGTTTGACCGTTTGGATCCCAACACGCATCATCAAAGAGTTGCAGCTACTGCCATCGCGGTGGGAGGGGTAAGTGGAACAGGATGGGGGAAGAGCGAATTCACTGGGAGGGGGTGGCTGCCAGCTCCTTATACAGACTCAGTGTTTCCAGCTTTTGTTGAAGAATTCGGATTGATTGGGCTCGTTTTCTTATTGGTTCTTTTTTATCTTTTGATTTATTTTAGTTTCCAAGTGACCTCCGTAGCGAAAGATCATTTTGGCCGCCTGCTATCAGCAGGCGTGGCGGTGTATTTAGCCATGCATATCTTGATGAATATCGGAATGATGACCGGATTTCTACCCATCACCGGCGTTCCTTTGATTTTAGTGACGTACGGAGGATCCTCTATTTTGTCCACGATGACAGCACTGGGGATATTACAGAGCATTTATAGTCGGAGATTTATGTTTTGAGGGAGCAAAAACACAGATTTATCTTTGAGGCAGGACATTGGATCGGAGAAGGGACGGTTGGTTTTTCCGCATCTCCGGAACAGGTGCTGTTTTCAACATCCTGGACAATTGACCCTATCGAAAAAGAGGAGATCCGCTGTCAGCAGAGGGTGCAAATGGAAGGGGCTGAGGAGGATGTCTGCAATAAGATCCATATCTATGGTGTTACCCAAAACGCTTTTAGCATTTCTTTGGAAAATGAAATCTTGGGACAAGTGATCGGAGCGGGAATCATTGATGAACACACGATTGCTTGGGAGTTTCGTGGAGATATCGGTTTCCAGGGATATGAAATCTACGAAAAGAAACGGGATGGAAGCGAGTATCGTTTTCATGCCGAATATTCCTCTCCTGATCAGTTCCGCACGATCATCGACGGCATCATCACAAAAAGCTAGTACCGAAATGCACTCAAAACTTGCATTTTGAATGTTTTTCGGTATATACCGAATTAACTTCAAGAATCGGAATGTTGGCAAAGTCTTCAGGAGGTATGAGTATGAGCACTGCTCCTGTTAATCTCGCACAGTCTATTAACCAATCGTGGGTAAGCATTGAAGACACTTTTGTACTTGATTGCCCGGTTTTACCAGAGAAAGCCCCCCCAAATAGTTTGTTGCTCTCTGAGCTTTCTTACGTTGGAGAGCCTGAAGTGAAATCTTCGAATGAAGTTAAAAAGATGTGCATCGTGACAAAAAAAAATCAGGGAACTATTGTTTACTTTAAAAAATGTAGCGATGCTTATCCGCCTATCCTGGCGCAAATTGAGTCTGCCGGAAGCGCCTCCATGCGGTTAACTAGAGGAGCGAATGCGGCAAGGGTGCGTCCTGTCGTTGATGCAGAAGGGAACGTTGTCGGAGCAGCTTCTTATGAAATTCTCACCTTTGTTTCTCTTTCTAAAGAGAGTTTAAGCGTAGGTGTGATGGTGAGAATGGGAATCATCGATGAACTAGTCGCTCGTTATGTTAGAATGGAAGACGATCTGCATGGAGATCAGATTGGAATTGCCAAAGATTTGGGAATTGTTGGGCTTGACTACGATGAACTGTGGTATTCAGACATTACTGTAGAGATCAAAGGGGCTCGAGCCATCAACAATGGGATTCTTGCGCCTCTTCCCAAAGATCTTTTTCCGGTTACAGATAAAGATATCGACGCTTTTCCCAATATTAGGGATGCGCAGCCCTGCCATTGGCCGACAAAAATTCCCAATAATCTCGCTATCTGGAAACGGTTTCCAAATCGGGCAGAATTTGTCAAATTAGCCGAAGATTCCATGGCAATACGGCAAAAATATTACGCCTTTTTGCGAGAAATTTTGATCGATCCCGAAGATCATTTGCAAGTGATGATACCGAGCTTCTCTCGTGATGAAGAGGGAGTGGCCATGATACGGAAAATGCAATCCTGTATTGAAAAGAGGTGGAATCAGCAGTTGTTGGAAGGACTCATAAAAAATCAGGGGTTCAGACGGTTCGTCATTAGAAATAAAACATCTATTTTGGAAATTCTGGATCATTTTAAGGCATATAATTGCGAATTTGCTGAAAATGATGCGACGATTGACTTGGTGAAGGTGGAAAAGAGGTTCCAATATATTGTAAAAAAATGCATGGGAAAGGATCTGACAATGGTGCTTTATGATCTAGGCTGCACGCTGAGAGTCGATCGAAAGCAATGGGAAACTTATCATCCCTCCTATTTGAAGTTGATTGATGTGTGCGAGCAACTGGAAAGTAGCGATCACTCTTTTCCCGAAGCTTTTTTCCTATTTGAATGCGAATTGTGTAACATCGCGTTAATGTTTCGGGAAAGAATGGATGAGTGGAATCTTCTAATAAAAAATATCACGCAAGTGGTTGAAAATTATCGTGGTCTTGTAACGGAAAAGATCGGAACTCCTATCCATTCGATCCTAATTGACAGCTCCCATCAACAGGTCTCCTTCATGGATAAGCTATTAGATAAGGAGAAATGTCTGGCCAAAGCTCTTATGGAACTATTGGAAAATCATGCAAAGCATGAAGAGATCGTCGATGAGGTGCAAAAGGTGTTTAATGAATATGCGCCAATAGGACGCTCTTCCTCTTTAGGATCTGTTAATTTTTTTACCTATACCCGCACAAGATCAGATGATATTGAGCAACTGCTGAAAGATCTTAAAGACCGCCCTGGAGAAAGGGCGCAGTTGATCTCAGGTTTTTTCAATGAAGGAAAATGGAACATCAGCGGGTATGTGCGCAGTGGCTCGGCAAACGTGATGCTTGTTCGACGTTTGGTTGAAAAAGCCCTTGATGATTTTAAAAATGAAATCACTCTCGAACAATTGCGCAAGCACGAATTAGTAGAGATCTGTTTTGCAATTGAACAAAAGATGTTGGATATTGAGGCAAGCGCCCAAAAAATTGCGACTTTATTTCAGAAGATGATGAAGAAAAAAGCCACAGACTCCTGAGAATCTGTGGCTACTGAGAATTACGCTTTGATTTTAATATCTACACCAGCAGGTAGTGTAAGCGTTTTCAAAGCGTCAATCGTCTTTCCAGTTGGATTCTGGATATCGATTAAACGTTTATGCGTGCGGATTTCAAATTGCTCGCGACTCTTCCTATCGACGTGAGGAGAGCGCAGCACTGTGAACTTTTCACAACGCGTCGGAAGAGGAATTGGTCCAACAACCGTAGCGCCAGTCCGTTGCGCCGTTTCAACGATATCCAGCGTTGAACGGTCAAGCAAACGTTGATCGTATCCTTTCAACCGGATTCGGATCTTTTGCTTTTCTTGTTTTTCTTGTTTCGCCATCATTATACCTTTATTTCTTCATAATCTCTTCTGCGATCTTCGTTGGAACCGGAGCAAAATGACTTGGTTCCATAGAGTAGTTCGCACGCCCTGAAGTCAGAGACCGTAGCTGTGTGGAGTATCCGAACATTTCACTCAACGGCACTTCTGCATTGACAATTGCTCCTCCCTTGACAGTTTCTTGACCCATGATCTGACCGCGTCTGCGGTTAAGATCTCCGATCACATCTCCCATGCTTGTTTCAGGAGTTGTGACTTGTACCTTCATAATCGGTTCAAGCAGAATCGGTTTGCATTTTCTAGCAGCTTCTTTGACCGCCATGGAACCGCAGATTTTAAAGGCCATTTCGTTAGAGTCAACCTCGTGGTAGGAACCAAACACAATGCGCACTTTGACATCGACTAAGTTGTAGCCGGCAAGCACACCTGTTAAAAGTCCCTCTTCGACCCCTTTGATGACCGCAGGGATGTATTCGCGAGGAATGACACCGCCGACGATCTTGCTTTCGACTTCATTCCCTTTTCCTTTTTCATTCGGCTCGATCTCTAAGACAACATGAGCGTATTGACCACGGCCTCCAGTCTGCTTGACGAATTTTGTATCTGTTCCACCAGGGATTGTGATGGTTTCCCTGTAGGAAACTTGCGGTTTGCCGACGTTTGCCTCGACATTGAACTCACGCTTCATCCTATCATGGAGGACATCCAAGTGGAGTTCTCCCATTCCGGCGATGATCGTTTGCCCTGTCTCTTCATCTGTAGAGACCCGAAACGTCGGATCTTCTTCTGAAAGAGCAGAAAGCGCTTGTGATAGTTTTTCGCGGTCTGCTTTGGATTTAGGTTCGATGGCCATAGAAATGACAGGTTCGGGGAATTCCATCTTCTCTAAAATGTACGGCTTGTCAGGAGAGCAAAGAGAATCTCCTGTCGTCGTATTTTTTAGTCCGATGCAAGCTGCAATGTCTCCTGTGAAGAACTCATCGCGCTCCTCTCTTGTATTCGCGTGCATTTCGATGAGTCGGGAAATGCGCTCTTTCTTGTCTTTTGTCGAATTTAAGAGGTTCATTCCTTTTGTCAAGGTACCGCTGTAGATACGCACAAAAGTCAGACGTCCGACGTAAGGGTCTGTCATCACTTTGAATGCGAGAGCTCCTAGTGGGGCATCGTCGCTTGGTTCAAGAAGGATTTCATCTTCAGAATCAGGGAGGTGAGCTTTCACTGCACCTCGGTCGATTGGGGATGGCATCCATTTGATGATTGCATTTAGAAGCTGCTGCACGCCTTTGTTTTTGAGCGCACTTCCGCAAAGAACAGGGTTAAACAGGTTCTCGC
This genomic window from Waddlia chondrophila WSU 86-1044 contains:
- the rpsJ gene encoding 30S ribosomal protein S10, which produces MAKQEKQEKQKIRIRLKGYDQRLLDRSTLDIVETAQRTGATVVGPIPLPTRCEKFTVLRSPHVDRKSREQFEIRTHKRLIDIQNPTGKTIDALKTLTLPAGVDIKIKA
- the fusA gene encoding elongation factor G, with the translated sequence MPRSEQDKLDKVRNIGIMAHIDAGKTTVTERILFFTGRTHRIGETHDGTATMDWMEQEQERGITITSAATTVHWNGHPIHVIDTPGHVDFTVEVERSLRVLDGAVAVFDAVSGVEPQSETVWRQAEKYQVPRIAFINKMDRMGADFFDAIESMKEKLHANAVPVQIPIGAEADYKGLIDLITMKAIVFKDETQGIEWDEIDIPAEYLEKANELRAQLLDELAVIDEENETFMAKVLDDPDSLTPDEIHQVIRKGVCENLFNPVLCGSALKNKGVQQLLNAIIKWMPSPIDRGAVKAHLPDSEDEILLEPSDDAPLGALAFKVMTDPYVGRLTFVRIYSGTLTKGMNLLNSTKDKKERISRLIEMHANTREERDEFFTGDIAACIGLKNTTTGDSLCSPDKPYILEKMEFPEPVISMAIEPKSKADREKLSQALSALSEEDPTFRVSTDEETGQTIIAGMGELHLDVLHDRMKREFNVEANVGKPQVSYRETITIPGGTDTKFVKQTGGRGQYAHVVLEIEPNEKGKGNEVESKIVGGVIPREYIPAVIKGVEEGLLTGVLAGYNLVDVKVRIVFGSYHEVDSNEMAFKICGSMAVKEAARKCKPILLEPIMKVQVTTPETSMGDVIGDLNRRRGQIMGQETVKGGAIVNAEVPLSEMFGYSTQLRSLTSGRANYSMEPSHFAPVPTKIAEEIMKK